In Vanrija pseudolonga chromosome 4, complete sequence, a single window of DNA contains:
- the tom22 gene encoding Mitochondrial import receptor subunit tom22 — protein sequence MVLVEEVQEDIVINERESDFETESEASDDASVLSDDDFDPSSETFGDRIAALKDIVPPEARTSLSNSVKSIKEWASWAINGSGQIAWWATTSALLVGLPLALAIEDEARITQQEREMQMQSQGQQQLLGGQQGGNPTGVVPAGF from the exons ATGGTTCTCGTCGAGGAAGTCCAGGAGGACATCGTGATCAACGAGCGCGAGTCTGACTTTGAGACCGAGTCCGAGGCgtccgacgacgcctcggtcctctccgacgacgactttgaccccTCGTCCGAGACGTTTGGCGACCGCATCGCCGCCCTCAAGGACATTGTGCCCCCCGAGGCGCGTACCTCGCTCTCCAACAGCGTCAAGAGCATCAAGGAGTGGGCCTCGTGGGCCATCAACGGCTCGGGCCAGATCGCATGGTGggccaccacctcggcgcttCTTGTCGGCCTtcccctcgcccttgccatcgaggacgaggcgcgcatCACCCAGCAGGAGCGCGAGATGCAGATGCAGAGCCAGGGACAGCAGCAG ctcctcggcggccagcagggCGGCAACCCCACCGGCGTCGTCCCCGCCGGCTTCTAA
- the ATP10 gene encoding Mitochondrial ATPase complex subunit ATP10 has translation MSRHLRTTARAAAATRPAVQPRLAASARFASSSSSSQPEASSSSSKAAAPSPPAAEVAKGKAPAAPKGKPPATDPYAVPPLSRPLGTPIPPSSDPQTRAQRLDQMLDQTRRKEERKALVKEATQGYFHDYHLARKANGGKLWVAPPVLIREDRALYFPDISGKALTGGTVHTTDLFRGRVSLVSIVNTRVSEEHVQSFVEPVLEDWAGQPGFNYVQINHQPNALKGLLISLFVSSLKRTIPEDRWGSYLISSGEWSEFDVSRPLGIENKLLGYVYLVDENAKVRWAGCAQATPKETEDLRRAAAVLVRRHAGESGAGAAAPKTE, from the exons ATGTCGCGACACCTGCGAACAACagcccgcgcggcggcggcgacaaggccggcGGTCCAGCCGCGTctggcggcctcggcgcgcttcgcgtcgagctcgagctcgagccagcccgaggcgtcgtcgtcgtcctccaaggccgccgcgccatcTCCCCCCGCTGCAGAGGtcgccaagggcaaggcccccgcggcgccgaaggGCAAACCCCCCGCGACCGACCCGTACGCCGTCCCCCCGCTCTCGAGACCACTGGGCACGCCAATCCCGCCCTCATCCGACCCGcagacgcgcgcgcagcgcctggACCAGATGCTCGACCAGACCCGgcgcaaggaggagcgcaaggcacT GGTGAAAGAGGCCACGCAGGGATACTTCCACGACTAccacctcgcgcgcaaggccaacggcggcaagctgtgggtcgcgccgccggtgctcATCCGCGAGGAC CGCGCCCTCTACTTCCCCGACATCTCAGGCAAGGCGCTCACCGGCGGCACGGTACACACGACCGACCTGTTCCGCGGGCGCGTGTCGCTCGTGTCGATTGTCAACACGCGCGTGAGCGAGGAGCATGTGCAGAGCTTTGTTGAGCCGGTGCTCGAGGACTGGGCCGGGCAGCCGGGGTTCAACTATGTtcag ATCAACCACCAGCCCAATGCCCTCAAGGGCCTGCTCATCTCGCTCTTTGTCAGCAGCTTGAAACGCACCATCCCCGAAGATCGCTGGGGCTCGTACCTCATCTCGTCGGGCGAGTGGTCCGAGTTCGACGTGTCCCGCCCGCTCGGGATCGAGAACAAGCTCCTCGGCTACGTTTatctcgtcgacgagaaCGCCAAGGTCCGCTGGGCGGGCTGTGCGCAGGCCACGCCTAAAGAGACGGAGGACTTGCGGCGTGCCGCTGCGGTCCTCGTGCGCCGGCACGctggcgagtcgggcgctggtgcggcggcgccaaagACAGAGTAG
- the mot1 gene encoding putative helicase mot1 codes for MSKLILLIDTGTSTLVRRTAAKQLANVALKTFTSLPPADAWPDALETIAKLIPLLKSKSSETRTAAAHALGLIAAALPAWEGSPSDEECPIPGADTPFDLVNTVNTGEWLLASAGREYIAKLNPADRAKRRKAMMGAVGLDGGLGLGSDMDKVLDDEDAPGGGGGNSSAAGTPGATGGVATPPAGDAKDIFEGLSARQIAMIKRKKGNMAEEANKIRRMNEKANGNGGVSETPTPKTSPKSTPQPTPPPEVKTEVKTEPDDDVKPDAVVIDPSKGGGAVEPKETKVLTLDAHGHCPWSAVAVELAAALTDPQWQVRHGAALGLMEVLRSTGGVIGAGYPGFLGALARRLLTLLALDRFGDFLGDTVMAPVREMAAQALGVLFKFEDDAIAAEVHNTLVAMVNQQGAKRGKEAENRPRGEKFAWELRHAGLLGLKYEVAVRDPSLIVHDVVACSLLALRDSDDDVRTVAASALLPITSTLVTLPELGSIVETLWACLGEGTDELGSSTGAVMDLLGALLTKPEVISLMASSPDSRALISRIYAFIRHPITSVRLAVVKALLVLITVPELPRDWMHSDVFALLFQNLVLEDRADIRDVTAEAFNAAVGETDLDSTVGPLIQDWYSIVMTPVGSPLDETLFVGRRVRGHDVDKAMMAGDMGLVTLDTVLETRIAAAKALALVRHKPHTFDDFALIRTYLASGSAHQIFLAATIVREWARSGPEAVAAAAELGPTLISLLSPRATYVEMTTMLNRVYTEVKGLFNAFTTEGKVKKDRIPELPSRVDPLGGADAFTLDTARRAVGPTFEALTGLLKGAHAKASLANLRDRQRRALVSLGYFSAMKERLDVQIAASVAGALIAVSVMPPKLGPVVKAVMDAVKKENSELLQARAAESIGAFIAYCSSPEFTAPVNPTDKVLKNLFTFLNSDTSVTPVFTPTTDGILSLKDAPAAATTKKGQVPEESEEQIAMRVTRRGALAALGAVAHRFGSSLFDSVPKYWEGISAPLLAASQNVGSLDDALQQGGGQDLIDSLASLHLVAPQLDTSLHGHLVGLLPHLVSVLQSSFTVVRNAASRTLATLCSVATEDGMKFVVDQVVPLVGDAEHVHSRQGAVETINQIIKLLDIRALPYVLFLIVPVLGRMSDPDEPTRLLATSTFASLVRMVPLEAGIPDPPGFSAELLAKRDDERKFLSQLLDGHRAEQYELPIEIKADLRQYQKDGVSWLAFLAKYQLHGILCDDMGLGKSLQTICIVGSMNHERKMRHKETGGADSAHLPSLIVCPPTLTGHWYHEILKFTDTLRPVQYVGNSVQRAAIRPTLGQYDVVITSYETVRNDIADLGRMNWLYCVLDEGHVIKNAKTKLSQAVKQIHAQHRLLLSGTPIQNNVLELWSLFDFLMPGFLGSERVFNDRFSKPILADRDGKATAKEREAAAAALENLHKQVLPFLLRRLKEDVLKDLPPKIIQDYYCELSDVQKALYDEFANSRAAEEAGEVAAGEADSGAQMHVFQSLQYLRKLCNHPALVLNDPKALATVEHKIGKVSSLHDLHNAPKLEALQQLLLDCGIGLPASEKIDGEFQGHRVLIFCQLRPMLDLIENDLFRKHMPSVSYMRMDGSTDPRKRHAVVQTFNADPKIDVLLLTTSVGGLGLNLTGADTVIFVDHDWNPQKDLQAMDRAHRLGQKRVVNVYRLIMRGTLEEKIMSLQTWKKNIASSVVTQQNAGLGSMNTGEVLDLFKVSADGEAPKAPKASTGAMSMSKILEGLEELPAEEEYADMSMDAFLSKTN; via the coding sequence ATGTCAAAactcatcctcctcatcgacaCGGGTACATCAACCCTCGTTCGACGGACAGCAGCAAAACAGCTGGCAAACGTCGCACTCAAGACATTCACATCACTTCCCCCAGCCGATGCCTGGCCAGATGCACTCGAGACAATAGCAAAGCTCATCCCTTTGCTAAAGAGCAAGAGCTCTGAAACACGGACAGCGGCAGCCCATGCACTGGGATTGATCGCCGCGGCTCTACCAGCATGGGAGGGATCACCATCAGACGAAGAGTGCCCGATCCCTGGCGCCGATACCCCCTTTGACCTCGTCAACACTGTCAACACGGGCGAGTGGCTGCTCGCATCAGCAGGACGAGAGTACATTGCCAAGCTCAACCCTGCAGAccgcgccaagcgccgcaAGGCCATGATGGGCgccgtcgggctcgacggcggcctcggtctTGGCAGCGATATGgacaaggtgctcgacgacgaggatgcccctggtggtggcggcggcaacagcagcgcggccggcACACCCGGCGCCACCGGTGGCGTGGCCACACCTCCCGCtggcgacgccaaggacaTCTTCGAGGGCCTGTCTGCTCGCCAGATCGCCATGATCAAGCGGAAGAAGGGCAAcatggccgaggaggccaacaAGATTCGGCGAATGAACGAAAAGGCCAACGGGAATGGAGGCGTGTCCGAGACGCCCACACCAAAGACTAGCCCAAAGTCCACGCCGCAgcccacacccccgcccgAGGTCAAGACAGAGGTCAAGACTGAGCCCGATGATGACGTCAAGCCCGACGCCGTGGTCATTGACCCGtccaagggcggcggcgccgtcgagcccaaGGAGACAAAGGTCTTGACCCTCGACGCCCACGGTCACTGCCCATGGTCggctgtcgctgtcgagctcgcggcggcgttgacaGATCCGCAATGGCAGGTCCGCCATGGTGCGGCACTCGGCTTGATGGAGGTGCTTCGCTCGACCGGTGGAGTCATTGGCGCAGGGTACCCTGGCTTCCTCGgtgccctcgctcgccggctCCTCACACTCCTTGCGCTCGACCGCTTTGGCGACTTCCTCGGTGACACTGTCATGGCCCCGGTTCGCGAAATGGCTGCTCAGGCTCTGGGCGTGCTGTTCAAAttcgaggacgacgccatCGCGGCAGAGGTCCACAATAcgctcgtcgccatggtCAACCAGCAGGGTGCGAAGCGCGGCAAGGAAGCCGAGAACCGTCCTCGCGGCGAGAAGTTTGCATGGGAGCTGAGGCATGCTGGTCTTCTGGGCCTCAAGTACGAGGTAGCTGTGCGCGACCCCTCGCTCATCGTCCACGATGTTGTGGCCTGCTCGTTACTCGCCCTCAGGGattccgacgacgacgtccgcACTGTCGCGGCTTCCGCGCTTCTCCCGATCACCTCGACCCTTGTCACGCTCCCCGAGCTCGGCTCCATTGTTGAGACTCTGTGGGCCTGCCTCGGCGAAGGCACTGATGAGCTAGGCAGCAGCACTGGTGCCGTCATGGACTTGCTTGGTGCACTGCTCACCAAGCCCGAGGTCATCTCCCTCATGGCATCGAGCCCCGATAGCCGTGCGCTCATTTCGCGTATCTATGCGTTTATCCGACACCCGATCACGTCTGTGCGCTTGGCGGTCGTCAAAGCGCTTCTCGTCCTTATCACGGTTCCCGAACTTCCTCGCGACTGGATGCACTCGGATGTCTTTGCGCTTCTGTTCCAGAACCTGGTCCTGGAAGACCGGGCCGACATTCGCGACGTCACTGCCGAGGCATTCAACGCTGCAGTGGGCGAAACGGATCTCGACTCGACGGTTGGCCCACTCATTCAGGACTGGTACTCCATCGTCATGACGCCAGTTGGATCGCCTCTCGACGAAACGCTGTTCGTTGGCCGAAGGGTTCGcgggcacgacgtcgacaaggccATGATGGCAGGCGACATGGGTCTTGTCACCCTCGACACCGTACTCGAGACCCGCATTGCTGCAGCCAAGGCCCTGGCCCTGGTCCGACACAAGCCGCATACATTCGACGACTTTGCTCTTATCCGCACGTACCTTGCATCAGGTTCTGCCCACCAGATCTTCCTCGCAGCGACCATCGTCCGCGAGTGGGCTCGCAGCGGGCCCGAGGCCGTTGCCGCAGCTGCGGAGCTTGGCCCGACACTCATTTCGCTCCTTTCGCCCAGAGCCACCTATGTCGAGATGACGACCATGCTTAACCGCGTCTACACCGAGGTCAAGGGCCTGTTCAACGCCTTCACCAccgagggcaaggtcaagaaggACCGCATTCCCGAGCTTCCCTCGCGTGTTGACCCACTGGGTGGAGCCGACGCCTTCACGCTCGAcactgcgcgccgcgccgttggCCCGACGTTCGAGGCCCTCACTGGCCTGCTCAAGGGAGCGCATGCCAAGGCATCACTTGCCAACCTTCGGGACCGCCAGCGTAGGGCACTCGTATCCCTCGGCTACTTCTCCGCTATGAAGGAGCGGCTCGACGTCCAAATCGCTGCGTCGGTCGCCGGTGCCCTCATCGCTGTGAGCGTCATGCCGCCCAAGCTCGGCCCTGTTGTCAAGGCGGTCATGGACGCTGTCAAGAAGGAGAACTCCGAGTTGCTCCAGGCTCGCGCGGCCGAAAGCATCGGCGCGTTTATTGCCTACTGCTCGTCGCCAGAGTTCACTGCGCCAGTCAACCCGACCGATAAAGTGCTCAAGAACCTGTTCACGTTCCTCAACTCGGATACTAGTGTCACGCCAGTGTTCACGCCGACGACAGATGGCATCCTGTCGCTAAAGGACgctccagccgccgccacgaccaAGAAGGGACAGGTGCCCGAGGAGTCGGAGGAGCAGATCGCCATGCGTGTCACTCGCCGTGGCGCTCTCGCCGCTCTTGGTGCCGTTGCCCATCGTTTTGGCTCCTCGCTCTTCGACTCCGTCCCCAAGTACTGGGAGGGTATCAGCGCACCTCTTCTCGCTGCTTCCCAGAACGTTGGTTCCTtggacgacgcgctccagcAAGGCGGTGGCCAGGACCTCATCGACAGCTTGGCGtccctccacctcgtcgctcccCAGCTGGACACGTCACTCcacggccacctcgtcggcctgctgccGCACCTGGTCTCTGTCCTTCAGTCATCCTTCACGGTCGTGCGCAacgccgcctcgcggacCCTCGCCACTCTGTGCAGTGTCGCAACGGAGGACGGTATGAAGTTCGTCGTGGACCAGGTTGTGCCGCTTGTCGGAGACGCCGAGCACGTTCACTCGCGCCAGGGAGCCGTGGAAACAATCAACCAGATTatcaagctcctcgacatTAGAGCGTTGCCGTACGTGCTGTTCCTCATCGTTCCGGTGCTTGGTCGTATGAGCGACCCCGACGAGCCGACCCGTCTCCTCGCAACGAGCACGTTCGCATCCCTCGTCCGAATGGTGCCCCTTGAGGCTGGCATCCCCGACCCGCCTGGCTTCTCCGCTGAGCTGCTGGCCAAGCGTGACGATGAGCGCAAGTTCCTGTCGCAGCTGCTCGATGGCCACCGCGCTGAGCAGTACGAGCTCCCAATCGAGATCAAGGCGGATCTTCGCCAGTACCAGAAGGAcggtgtcagctggctggcgtTCTTGGCCAAGTACCAGCTCCACGGCATCCTCTGCGACGATATGGGTCTCGGCAAGTCGCTGCAGACGATCTGCATTGTCGGCTCGATGAACCACGAGCGCAAGATGCGTCACAAGGAAACTGGCGGTGCCGACTCGGCGCACTTGCCGTCGCTCATTGTGTGCCCTCCGACCCTCACGGGCCACTGGTACCACGAGATACTCAAGTTCACCGACACGCTCCGCCCAGTGCAGTACGTCGGCAACTCGGTTCAGCGTGCCGCCATCCGCCCGACACTTGGCCAGTACGACGTGGTCATCACGTCATACGAGACGGTCCGCAACGATattgccgacctcggccgcatgAACTGGCTCTACTGTGTCCTTGACGAGGGCCACGTGATCAAGAACGCCAAGACCAAGCTGTCTCAAGCCGTCAAGCAGATCCACGCCCAGCACCGTCTGCTCTTGTCTGGAACGCCCATTCAGAACAACGTGCTGGAGCTGTGGAGCTTGTTTGATTTCCTCATGCCTGGTTTCCTTGGCTCTGAACGCGTTTTCAACGACCGCTTCTCCAAGCCAATCCTCGCTGATCGCGATGGCAAGGCCACCGCAAAGGAGCGGGaggcagccgcggcggccctCGAGAACCTTCACAAGCAGGTTCTGCCTttcctcctccgccgtcTCAAGGAGGACGTCTTGAAGGATCTTCCGCCTAAGATCATCCAAGACTACTACTGCGAGCTGTCCGACGTCCAGAAGGCACTCTACGACGAGTTTGCCAACTCgcgcgctgccgaggaggctggCGAAGTTGCCGCTGGCGAGGCCGACTCTGGTGCGCAAATGCACGTGTTCCAGAGCTTGCAGTATCTCCGCAAGCTCTGCAaccaccccgccctcgtcctcaacgaccccaaggccctcgccaccgtcgagCACAAGATTGGCAAGGTCTCGTCACTGCACGACCTGCACAATGCGCCCAAGCTTGAGGCTCTCCAGCAGTTGCTCCTCGACTGCGGCATCGGCCTCCCGGCGTCGGAGAAGATTGATGGCGAGTTCCAGGGCCACCGTGTCCTCATCTTCTGTCAGCTCCGCCCAATGCTTGACCTCATCGAGAATGACCTCTTCCGCAAGCACATGCCAAGTGTGTCGTACATGCGCATGGACGGCTCGACCGACCCACGCAAGCGCCACGCCGTGGTGCAGACTTTTAATGCCGACCCCAAGATCGACGTTCTCCTGCTCACGACGTCGGTCGGTGGTCTCGGTCTCAACCTCACTGGCGCCGACACTGTCATCTTCGTGGACCACGACTGGAACCCGCAGAAGGACCTGCAGGCGATGGACCGTGCACACCGTCTCGGCCAGAAGCGCGTTGTCAACGTCTACCGCCTGATTATGCGCGgcacgctcgaggagaagATTATGAGCCTGCAGACGTGGAAGAAGAACATTGCCAGCTCGGTCGTCACGCAGCAGAACGCCGGTCTCGGCTCGATGAACACGGGCGAAGTGCTGGACCTGTTCAAGGTATcagcggacggcgaggcgccAAAGGCTCCCAaggcgtcgacgggcgccATGTCCATGTCCAAGATTTTGGAAGGATTGGAAGAACTACCagccgaggaggagtacGCCGACATGTCGATGGACGCCTTCCTGAGCAAGACAAACTAG
- the MAL31_2 gene encoding Maltose permease MAL31, with the protein MSEKGDIKEIDRLDDDEARREAMAAAAKEAAEREKAMPFKEVLRIYYPGALWSMFLSTALIMEGYDMGIINAFYGQAAFKNHFGQLDSKGKRFVPANWQAGLNNGAQAGQIIGLFINGYCQARFGSKRTYSCAMVLMAAAIFIPVFSKDLPMLLGGEIVCGIPWGIFQTLTTAYAAEVCPVALRGYLASFVNLCWGIGLFLAVAVIRACLVLNNNWGWRVPYIVQWAWPLPLFIGSLFLPESPRWLVSKGRVDEAKNVIRRLAIKGHHDEASLDAQVALIQHTDELEKRASAGSGYRDAFRGVNRRRLEITMVTWAIQSWSGKTVVSYASSFLQTAGMSQANAFNLNMVQNTMYIIGTPIYWVLSYRWGRRTIYMAGIAAIGLCHLIVGTLGFTPKTSGSSYGIGVILVLLNLSYNLGTIVADMPAARVRPQSIALARVAYICSQICVAQLVPRMLQAQAWGWGARACMFWLGTCTIAFTYCYFRLPETKGRTFGELNILFENKVPARQFASTKVDEFAELDDSSGVHTADSYTSETAENGRGKP; encoded by the exons ATGAGCGAGAAAGGCGACATCAAGGAGATTGaccggctcgacgacgacgaggcccgccgcgaggccatggccgcggctgccaaggaggccgccgagcgcgagaaggccatGCCGTTCAAGGAGGTGCTGCGGATCTACTACCCCGGCGCGCTGTGGTCCATGTTCCTGTCTACCGCGCTGATTATGGAGGGATACGACATGGGTATT ATCAACGCGTTCTACGGCCAAGCGGCGTTCAAGAACCACTTTGGGCAGCTCGACTCCAAGGGCAAGAGGTTTGTGCCTGCCAACTGGCAGGCTGGACTCAACAACGGTGCCCAGGCGGGTCAGATTATCGGTCTCTTT ATCAACGGTTACTGCCAAGCGCGCTTCGGCTCCAAGAGGACCTACTCGTGCGCCATGGTTCTCATGGCTGCCGCCATCTTCATCCCCGTCTTCTCCAAGGACCTGCCTATGCTTCTCGGCGGAGAGATTGTCTGCGGTATCCCTTGGGGTATCTTCC AAACTCTGACGACCGCCTACGCTGCCGAAGTCTGCCCTGTGGCACTCCGCGGCTACCTCGCGTCGTTCGTCAACCTCTGCTGGGGCATCG gcctcttcctcgctgtGGCCGTTATCCGTGCATGCCTTGTTCTCAACAACAACTGGGGCTGGCGCGTGCCTTACATCGTTCAGTGGGCGTGGCCCCTGCCCCTGTTCATCGGCTCGCTCTTCCTCCCTGAGA GCCCCCGCTGGCTCGTGTCCAAGGGACGTGTCGACGAAGCCAAGAACGTcatccgccgcctcgccatcAAGGGACACCACGACGAGGCATCCCTCGACGCCCAGGTCGCCCTCATCCAGCACActgacgagctcgagaagcgcgcctccgccggctcgggctACCGCGATGCATTCCGCGGCGtcaaccgccgccgtctcgaaATTACAATGGTTACGTGGGCGATCCAGTCGTGGTCCGGTAAAACCGTCGTGTCTTACGCCTCGTCCTT CCTTCAGACTGCCGGCATGAGCCAGGCAAACGCATTCAACCTGAACATGGTCCAGAACACGATGTACATTATCGGAACGCCGATCTACTGGGTCCTGTCCTACCGCTGGGGCCGCAGGACGATTTACATGGCCGGAATTGCCGCCATCGGATTGTGCCACTTGATCGTCGGAACACTCGGCTTCACTCCCAAGACTTCCGGCAGCTCCTACGGCATCGGCGTGATCCTAGTGCTCCTCAATCTCTCCTACAACTTAGGT ACGATTGTGGCGGATATGCCGGCCGCCCGTGTCCGCCCGCAGAGTATCGCCCTCGCACGTGTCGCCTACATCTGCTCGCAAATCTGCGTGGCGCAGCTCGTGCCCCGCATGCTGCAGGCACAGGcgtggggctggggcgcgcgcgcgtgcatgTTCTGGCTCGGCACCTGCACCATCGCCTTCACGTACTGCTACTTCCGCCTCCCGGAGACCAAGGGCCGTACCTTCGGCGAGCTCAACATTCTCTTCGAGAACAAGGTCCCCGCGCGCCAGTTCGCCAgcaccaaggtcgacgagtttgccgagctcgacgacagcagcggcgtgcaCACCGCCGACTCGTACACCTCCGAGACGGCGGAGAACGGGCGTGGCAAGCCTTAG
- the yicI_1 gene encoding Alpha-xylosidase — MKVTEGTRWRAGLPGVTWKAGIEVSQIVKETPDELQFLVSPQHVAHRAHTVNSGVITVTVSSPLDDVIKVRIDHHSGRKDPGPNFELFPDGAPDAPKTSVSRPTKQSIKFTSGKLSVNVNTAPNEYGMEFVDATNADEPKVLTSVGPQDTSFADVPYRFTLGQESEQSRLTTENDTLPRQNGNFMLEGRSEALVRYMLNDFSLVVGETIYGLGERFGTFVKNGQVVGMFNDDHACHSHKTYKNIPFYLSSRGFGVFVNHPEEVEYEIGRGYNSKIGVSVRGERLEYFIIGGGSAKAALQNYVRMVGRPALPPAWTFGLYLTTSFTTSYDEATVSHFLQKMQDNDCPVRVFHLDCFWMEAYDWCSFRWDPVAFPNPRKYLADIKAKFGVKICAWVNPYISQRTHLFQEGMDKGYFVKRTDGSVWQWDWWQPGMAVVDFSNPEAYKWYAGLIRELLDTGVDTVKTDFGERSPHKDVTFHDGSDPRKMHNYYSYLYNKCVWDVIEEKYGKHEAALWARSATAGGQRFPIHWGGDPYSTWEGMAETLRGGLSLGLSGFSFWSHDIGGFRGSPDPVLFCRWVAFGLFSSHSRLHGCDSYRVPWDFGDEAVRITSKMTHEKMRLMPYIFGASLQAHETGLPLMRAMVLEFPDDLTAPTLDKQFMLGDSLLVAPVFGNTAQFYIPEGRWTNYWTGETIDGPRWVQEKDYPLDEIPLYVRPGSVLLLGPEKIGVPDYDYTSVGLEVRAFEVEEEVTVRVPAATGGKWAGSVTVAPGGKVAATGVKIAQRVTNGH; from the exons ATGAAGGTCACCGAGGGAAC acgctggcgcgccggcctcccAGGCGTCACTTGGAAAGCCGGCATCGAAGTCTCGCAGATTGTCAAGGAGACGCCCGACGAGCTCCAGTTCCTCGTCTCGCCGCAGCATgtcgcgcaccgcgcgcacACGGTCAACTCGGGCGTCATCACCGTGacggtgtcgtcgccgcttgACGATGTGATCAAGGTCCGCATCGACCACCACTCGGGCCGCAAGGACCCCGGGCCGAACTTTGAGCTGTTccccgacggcgcgccggaTGCGCCCAAGACGTCTGTCTCGCGCCCGACCAAGCAGTCGATCAAGTTCACGTCGGGCAAGCTCTCGGTGAATGTCAACACTGCGCCCAATGAGTACGGCATGGAGTTTGTCGACGCGACCAACGCCGATGAGCCCAAGGTCCTCACGTCGGTCGGGCCGCAAGACACGTCGTTTGCAGACGTGCCCTACCGCTTCACGCTCGGCCAGGAGTCGGAGCAGAGCCGACTGACGACTGAGAACGACACGCTGCCCCGCCAGAACGGCAACTTTATGCTCGAGGGCCGcagcgaggcgctcgtcaGGTACATGCTCAACGACTTttcgctcgtcgtcggcgagacgatctacggcctcggcgagcggtTCGGTACGTTTGTGAAGAacggccaggtcgtcggcatgttcaacgacgaccacgcgTGCCACTCGCACAAGACGTACAAGAACATTCCGTTCTacctgtcgtcgcgcggtTTCGGCGTCTTTGTCAACCAccccgaggaggtcgagtaTGAGATTGGCCGCGGGTACAACTCGAAGATTGGCGTCAGCGTCCGCGGTGAGCGCCTCGAGTACTTTatcatcggcggcgggtcgGCGAAGGCAGCGCTCCAAAACTATGTCCGCATGGTCGGCCGTCCTGCCCTCCCACCGGCATGGACGTTCGGCCTGTACCTCACCACGTCGTTCACCACGTCGTACGATGAGGCAACGGTGTCGCACTTCCTCCAGAAGATGCAGGACAACGACTGTCCCGTGCGCGTGTTCCACCTCGACTGTTT CTGGATGGAGGCGTACGACTGGTGCTCGTTCCGCTGGGACCCAGTCGCGTTCCCCAACCCGCGCAagtacctcgccgacatcAAGGCCAAGTTTGGCGTCAAGATCTGCGCCTGGGTCAACCCGTACATCTCGCAGCGCACCCACCTGTTCCAGGAGGGCATGGACAAGGGGTACTTTGTCAAGCGTACCGACGGCAGCGTGTGGCAGTGGGACTGGTGGCAGCCTGGCATGGCCGTCGTGGACTTTAGCAACCCCGAGGCGTACAAGTGGTATGCTGGGCTGatccgcgagctgctcgacacggGCGTCGACACCGTCAAGACCGACTTTGGAGAGCGCAG CCCCCACAAGGACGTCACGTTCCACGACGGCTCGGACCCGCGCAAGATGCACAACTACTACTCGTACCTGTATAACAAGTGCGTGTGGGACGTCATCGAGGAGAAGTACGGCAAGCACGAGGCTGCGCTGTGGGCCCGCTCGGCTACGGCTGGCGGACAGCGGTTCCCGATCCACTGGGGCGGCGACCCCTACTCGACATGGGAGGGCATGGCCGAGacgctgcgcggcgggctgtCGCTCGGCTTGTCCGGCTTCAGTTTCTGGAGCCACGATATCGGCGGATTCCGCGGCTCGCCCGACCCGGTCCTCTTCTGCCGCTGGGTCGCGTTCGGCCTCTTTTCTTCTCACTCGCGCCTGCACGGGTGCGACAGCTACCGCGTGCCGTGGGACTTTGGGGACGAGGCCGTGCGGATCACGAGCAAGATGACGCACGAGAAGATGCGCCTCATGCCGTACATCTTTGGCGCGAGTCTCCAGGCGCACGAGACGGGCCTGCCGCTCATGCGCGCCATGGTGCTCGAGTTCCCCGACGACCTGACGGCCCCCACGCTCGACAAGCAGTTCATGCTCGGCGactcgctgctcgtcgcgcctgTGTTCGGCAACACGGCCCAGTTCTATATCCCCGAGGGACGCTGGACCAACTACTGGACCGGGGAGACGATCGACGGCCCCCGCTGGGTCCAGGAGAAGGACTACCCCCTCGACGAGATCCCGCTGTACGTCCGCCCTGGCagcgtgctcctcctcgggcctGAGAAGATCGGCGTGCCAGACTACGACTACACGTCTGTCGGgctcgaggtgcgcgcgttcgaggtcgaggaggaggtcacTGTGCGTGTCCCCGCTGCCACTGGTGGCAAGTGGGCCGGCAGCGTGACTGTTGCTCCTGGTGGCAAGGTGGCTGCTACTGGCGTCAAGATCGCTCAGCGCGTCACCAACGGCCACTAG